The following are encoded in a window of Trichomycterus rosablanca isolate fTriRos1 chromosome 13, fTriRos1.hap1, whole genome shotgun sequence genomic DNA:
- the LOC134325477 gene encoding complement component C1q receptor: MVRAVLVVLCALFAADRVKCAITMCSAKACFTLHTHMVPFEQANTSCYEKGGYLVTIKDDFKYGEVKSLLGAAGELSVGQRIWIGLKLSRGRCVLSEEKLHGFRWITGATDSSYSNWKKEPESTCTKERCVMITSSDELKWSDRSCKDRAYYMCMFYFKGMCKPLLLAGPGQVNYTLPFSEFTLGMGFTMLPHATQAEINCASDQDGTNHYAMCKEKGDVFMWEPAGPFCASGQRTCNHKNGGCDQLCVEMKGSVHCACKDGYGLGNDRVTCVPKDKCLDSLCEHACVSTPTGFACVCPNGFALSTNKRSCVDVDECSQDVCDGHICHNRPGSYECECKIGFNKVSGKCEDVDECEQSQCAQMCLNSQGSFFCYCLPGFKQHGRDCLDIDECLNRPCEGLCNNTIGSYTCFCNTNFHLADNGVSCVQDQSQEATTPDFKGSLTEALDQSLTSTVGPRLSTNTTAGTHHSVRKNGSKGSLGILVYVMASVIPLGLLILVSGVVVIYRWNRSCKKTKKKSVPVDSYCWVSSAYTAHLETERNRIY, translated from the coding sequence ATGGTGCGCGCTGTGCTTGTGGTGCTGTGCGCACTGTTTGCGGCTGATAGGGTGAAATGCGCAATCACCATGTGCTCAGCTAAAGCCTGCTTCACCCTGCATACACACATGGTCCCGTTCGAGCAAGCCAACACCAGTTGCTACGAAAAAGGAGGATATTTGGTTACAATAAAAGACGACTTTAAATATGGAGAGGTGAAATCCCTGCTCGGGGCAGCCGGGGAGCTTTCTGTGGGGCAACGAATCTGGATTGGACTGAAACTTTCCAGGGGGAGATGCGTTCTCAGTGAGGAAAAGTTGCACGGCTTCAGGTGGATTACCGGGGCCACGGATTCCTCTTACTCGAACTGGAAAAAAGAACCCGAGAGTACTTGTACCAAGGAACGTTGCGTTATGATTACTTCATCTGATGAACTCAAATGGAGCGATAGATCGTGTAAAGACCGCGCGTATTatatgtgcatgttttattTCAAGGGTATGTGCAAACCCTTGCTGCTGGCAGGACCCGGACAAGTTAATTATACACTTCCATTTTCAGAATTTACACTTGGTATGGGGTTTACCATGTTACCACATGCCACACAGGCAGAAATAAACTGTGCCAGTGATCAGGATGGCACAAATCATTACGCCATGTGTAAAGAGAAAGGCGACGTTTTTATGTGGGAACCTGCAGGACCTTTTTGCGCATCGGGACAGCGCACTTGCAATCACAAAAACGGGGGATGTGATCAGCTTTGCGTCGAGATGAAAGGTTCAGTGCATTGTGCGTGCAAGGATGGATACGGTCTTGGAAATGATCGTGTTACATGTGTGCCCAAGGACAAATGTCTTGATTCTTTATGTGAACACGCCTGTGTATCCACACCGACCGGTTTTGCGTGCGTGTGTCCAAACGGTTTTGCGCTTTCCACCAACAAAAGGAGCTGCGTCGACGTCGATGAATGTTCCCAGGATGTTTGTGATGGTCATATATGTCACAACAGACCTGGAAGCTATGAGTGTGAATGTAAAATAGGTTTTAACAAGGTTAGTGGAAAGTGCGAGGACGTTGATGAATGCGAGCAATCACAGTGTGCGCAAATGTGTCTTAATTCTCAAGGTTCGTTCTTCTGTTACTGCTTACCAGGATTCAAACAGCATGGACGGGACTGTCTAGACATCGATGAATGTCTTAATCGGCCGTGTGAAGGTCTGTGCAACAACACCATTGGCAGCTACACGTGTTTTTGTAATACAAACTTCCATTTAGCTGATAACGGTGTCAGTTGTGTTCAAGATCAAAGCCAAGAGGCAACCACACCCGATTTTAAAGGGTCATTAACTGAAGCTCTGGATCAGTCTTTGACTTCCACAGTTGGGCCGCGTTTAAGTACCAATACAACCGCAGGGACGCATCATAGTGTGCGCAAGAATGGCTCCAAGGGCAGTTTGGGAATTTTGGTGTATGTTATGGCCTCTGTAATTCCTCTTGGTCTGCTTATTCTGGTCAGTGGGGTTGTTGTGATATACCGGTGGAATCGCTCATGCaaaaaaactaagaagaaaaGCGTCCCGGTGGACAGCTATTGTTGGGTTTCTTCTGCATACACAGCTCACTTAGAAACAGAAAGAAACAGAATTTACTGA